One window from the genome of Gimesia aquarii encodes:
- a CDS encoding DUF6513 domain-containing protein codes for MKQERILFVTGKLAEYSLREVLEKLAPQVGFEFEVIVLNVQVAALMHVPLVKRRLTVPDGINWVMLPGMCKGDLQVLIDHFGIPFKRGPKDHFDLPEYFGQEGKAPKDLSQYDIEILAEINHAPLMSNEEILQQAEHYRQNGADLIDVGCIPGESTKRAGEIVRMLVDSGYRVSIDSFDRAEVEAAVGNGAELILSCNQTNLDWVSKLGTEVVAIPNLPSDFDSLCTIVDQLVRSDTPFRIDPILEPIGFGFTTSLERYYRARKEFPDFEIMMGIGNLTELTEVDTAGINVLLAALCQELQIHSVLATEVINWACSAIREFDYARRLIKYAIENKSLPKHIHYQLVMLRDAKLNERGSDALSNLAQNIRDPNYRIFAEENQLHVMNRDGYWKGTDPYELFDQFLEANPKGLDASHAFYLGYEMCKAVTALTLGKQYQQDQPLNWGFLSQEEVSANERRRKQGEEPQCGPR; via the coding sequence ATGAAACAGGAACGCATCCTGTTTGTGACGGGCAAGCTGGCTGAATATTCATTGCGCGAAGTATTGGAAAAACTTGCCCCTCAGGTTGGTTTTGAATTTGAGGTCATTGTGTTGAATGTCCAGGTTGCTGCTTTGATGCACGTTCCTCTGGTCAAACGCAGACTAACAGTTCCTGACGGCATCAACTGGGTCATGCTGCCTGGTATGTGTAAAGGTGATCTTCAAGTTCTCATTGACCACTTTGGAATTCCGTTCAAAAGGGGCCCCAAGGACCACTTCGACCTGCCCGAATATTTTGGACAAGAGGGGAAGGCACCAAAAGATCTGTCTCAATACGATATCGAAATCTTAGCCGAAATCAATCATGCCCCACTGATGTCGAATGAAGAAATCCTGCAACAGGCAGAACATTACCGACAAAATGGAGCCGATCTGATCGATGTAGGTTGTATCCCCGGAGAAAGCACAAAACGCGCTGGAGAGATCGTACGGATGCTGGTTGATTCAGGATACCGCGTCTCCATCGACAGTTTTGATCGAGCAGAAGTAGAAGCGGCTGTTGGTAATGGAGCCGAACTCATCCTCAGTTGTAATCAAACTAATCTCGACTGGGTTTCAAAACTGGGAACTGAAGTCGTTGCCATCCCGAATCTTCCCAGTGATTTCGATTCTCTGTGTACCATCGTTGATCAATTGGTTCGATCTGACACTCCCTTTCGAATAGATCCAATTCTGGAACCAATTGGCTTTGGGTTCACAACATCCCTGGAACGTTACTACAGGGCAAGAAAAGAATTTCCTGATTTTGAAATCATGATGGGTATCGGAAATTTAACTGAACTGACAGAAGTAGACACGGCGGGAATCAATGTTCTACTTGCCGCTCTCTGTCAGGAACTTCAAATTCATAGCGTGCTTGCTACCGAAGTGATCAACTGGGCCTGCAGCGCCATCCGAGAATTTGACTACGCGAGACGACTCATCAAATATGCCATCGAAAACAAAAGCTTGCCGAAACACATTCATTACCAGCTTGTTATGTTGCGAGATGCCAAGCTTAACGAAAGAGGATCTGATGCATTAAGTAATCTTGCCCAAAATATCCGTGACCCGAATTACCGGATCTTTGCTGAGGAGAACCAACTACACGTCATGAATCGTGACGGATACTGGAAAGGAACTGACCCTTATGAACTATTTGATCAGTTTTTAGAGGCCAATCCTAAAGGGTTAGATGCTTCGCATGCGTTTTACCTGGGTTACGAAATGTGTAAAGCAGTAACTGCTTTAACATTGGGAAAGCAATATCAACAAGATCAGCCATTAAACTGGGGTTTTCTATCACAAGAGGAAGTCAGTGCCAATGAACGCAGACGAAAACAGGGCGAAGAGCCACAATGTGGACCTCGCTGA
- a CDS encoding 4a-hydroxytetrahydrobiopterin dehydratase, protein MTEDQILSEEQIQEFLNTHSEWELRDGWIRRKYSTPGWAHTLMLVNTIGYLAEAGWHHPDLSVGYAAVTVKLQTHRVKAITTKDTELAKKIEETVTWLPDDAAALDGFPKNWVR, encoded by the coding sequence ATGACAGAAGATCAGATTTTATCAGAAGAACAGATACAAGAGTTTTTGAACACTCATTCCGAATGGGAACTCCGAGATGGTTGGATTAGACGAAAGTATTCAACTCCCGGTTGGGCTCATACGCTCATGCTGGTGAATACCATAGGTTATCTGGCAGAAGCAGGGTGGCATCATCCAGATTTAAGTGTTGGCTATGCTGCCGTAACCGTCAAACTACAAACACACCGAGTGAAAGCAATCACAACCAAAGACACGGAATTGGCGAAAAAAATTGAGGAAACAGTGACCTGGTTACCAGACGATGCAGCAGCCCTTGATGGTTTCCCCAAAAACTGGGTTCGCTAG